A genomic window from Candidatus Pelagisphaera phototrophica includes:
- the gltB gene encoding glutamate synthase large subunit, which translates to MSSMIPSPLYKKEFEHDACGVGFLANINGEKSHDLLKKTIQALKNLAHRGAIDADAITGDGAGILTQIPYDLFREFLEEEGKNLYHEEDLGVGVIFLPKGDQYAQSHAKKLVEEAVRREGLSVLAWRDVPVDDSCLGQKAKETQPKIVQILTAKTDDLDAAAYERKLFLAQKSAERQAEYENIEDFYICSFSNRTIVYKGMLNSPQMRPYFKDLKNKAYQTAFAIFHQRYSTNTFPFWHLAQPFRMMAHNGEINTIRGNRNLMRARERSNIHGVWGDRFSDLRPIIQPDLSDSASFDNALELITLGGRSALESAMMMMPPAWENNDQISDELRGFYEYYACMLEPWDGPAAIAFTDGRYVAASLDRNGLRPARYKIYDDGTILLASELGLIDETDLKTVRSGRLGPGKMIAIDLEEKRFLDNDEIKRTISADPRFKEWCQGHLTDLHEFSKNLSSETASSEDNNLQKQLAFGYDKDEFDVVLKPMALTGMEATGSMGDDTPLAFISRRPRLLYTYFKQLFAQVTNPPIDSIRERSVMSINMFLGGRLGLFEDMPQSAGFAKIHSPVLYNNEVNALFNVNGLKDRVARLDITFDISNGAAGLETAVKELTKRAKATVEEKSTKVLILTDRGVNSERVSIPMLLAAGAVHQALVRSGLRLKCDIVAETGEARDVHQIACLLGFGANAVNPYIALSVVQRLAKDAEEEDLKLDPNQALFNYRNAIEKGLLKIMAKMGISTLSSYCRAQIFEAIGLSQTLVDDCFLGTPTPIGGIGYNEIGEEVFIRHQQAFGDENPELTSAGYYKVVRKGGEFHAWNPKVVGGMHRFLKKGQNEDFEKYKEQSDNHQPYAIKDLLKIKFPESTSTKLEQIEPIEDIRRRFTTAAMSLGALSPECHETLAIAMNRIGGKSNSGEGGEDPRRYSLLENGDNASSAIKQVASGRFGVTAEYLSTAKEIEIKMAQGAKPGEGGQLPGHKVSPMIARLRFSVPGVTLISPPPHHDIYSIEDLAQLIFDLKEVNPRAKVCVKLVSSSGVGTVAAGVAKAYADVILVSGHDGGTGASPLSSIKHAGSSWEIGLAETHQVLMMNGLRNRVTLRTDGGMKTGRDIIIAAMLGAEEYNFGTAAMIAASCAMFRVCHLNTCPVGVATQREDLRAKYKGTPKNVINYFNAVAEDVRSYLAKLGFRKLDDLIGRVDLLEQIDDPENPKTRLVNLSGLLHDPDPTGESPRIHTRPRNERLGFEGGIDQTIIQESKDVISGKIASFRGKYKVGNTDRCLGTHLSGEVAYIRGSNHLPPGSIDLKFIGTAGQSFGTFLAPGIRMHLFGEANDYVGKGMSGGEIIIRPREEESYVWKDNTIAGNTCLYGATGGHLFVGGCVGERFGVRNSGAIAVVEGLGEHACEYMTGGLIVSLGGSGSNFGAGMSGGLAFVYDEDDHFENNYNPEMVGIERLSDSGEVDALKKIVEAHATATLSPHAASLLENWERTVSKFWKVVPHPSSPDIPKNVLKLESLNIAVQT; encoded by the coding sequence ATGAGTTCCATGATTCCATCACCCTTGTATAAGAAAGAGTTCGAGCATGACGCCTGTGGCGTCGGCTTTCTCGCCAACATCAACGGAGAAAAGTCCCATGATTTGCTCAAGAAGACGATCCAGGCCCTCAAAAACCTTGCCCACCGTGGAGCTATCGATGCTGACGCCATCACAGGCGACGGCGCCGGAATTCTAACACAAATTCCCTACGACCTGTTTCGCGAGTTCCTGGAAGAGGAGGGCAAAAACCTCTACCACGAGGAGGATCTAGGCGTCGGCGTTATCTTCCTACCTAAAGGCGACCAATACGCTCAATCTCATGCCAAGAAACTCGTGGAAGAGGCCGTGAGGAGAGAGGGGCTCAGCGTGCTCGCTTGGCGGGATGTCCCCGTTGATGATAGTTGTCTTGGTCAGAAAGCGAAGGAGACTCAGCCCAAGATCGTGCAGATTCTAACGGCCAAGACAGATGATCTCGATGCAGCCGCTTACGAGAGAAAACTCTTCCTCGCCCAGAAATCAGCTGAGCGTCAGGCGGAGTACGAGAATATCGAGGACTTCTACATCTGTTCGTTCTCCAATCGTACGATTGTTTACAAGGGGATGCTCAACTCTCCCCAGATGCGGCCTTATTTCAAGGACCTCAAGAATAAGGCGTACCAAACCGCATTCGCAATTTTTCACCAACGATACTCAACCAACACCTTCCCGTTCTGGCACCTCGCTCAACCGTTCCGGATGATGGCCCACAACGGTGAGATCAACACCATACGAGGCAATCGCAACCTGATGCGAGCACGCGAACGTTCCAACATTCATGGCGTTTGGGGCGATCGCTTTTCCGACCTGCGTCCTATCATCCAACCGGATTTGTCTGACTCGGCCAGTTTCGACAACGCCCTGGAACTTATCACACTCGGAGGAAGGAGCGCTCTTGAGTCCGCCATGATGATGATGCCTCCAGCTTGGGAGAACAACGACCAGATCAGCGATGAGCTGCGCGGATTCTATGAATATTACGCGTGCATGCTCGAGCCCTGGGACGGACCCGCGGCAATCGCCTTCACCGACGGCCGCTACGTCGCCGCATCACTAGATCGAAACGGACTCCGTCCCGCTCGGTACAAAATTTATGACGATGGGACCATACTTCTCGCATCAGAACTTGGCCTCATTGACGAAACGGACCTGAAGACCGTCCGCTCGGGCCGCTTGGGTCCTGGCAAAATGATCGCCATCGACCTGGAGGAAAAGCGATTTCTCGATAACGACGAGATCAAGCGCACCATTAGTGCCGATCCTAGATTCAAAGAATGGTGTCAGGGACACCTCACCGACCTCCACGAGTTTTCTAAGAATTTGTCCTCCGAAACCGCGAGTTCAGAGGACAACAATTTACAAAAGCAGCTTGCTTTTGGCTACGATAAGGACGAGTTCGACGTTGTCCTAAAGCCAATGGCTCTGACCGGGATGGAGGCAACCGGCTCCATGGGGGATGACACTCCTTTAGCTTTTATCAGCCGTCGACCAAGACTACTCTATACCTACTTCAAGCAGCTCTTCGCTCAGGTCACCAACCCGCCAATCGACTCCATACGAGAGCGTTCGGTCATGTCGATCAACATGTTTCTGGGAGGGCGGCTCGGTCTCTTTGAAGACATGCCGCAGAGTGCAGGTTTCGCTAAGATCCACTCACCCGTCCTATACAACAACGAAGTTAACGCTCTCTTCAACGTCAATGGCCTAAAGGATCGAGTGGCTCGACTGGACATAACGTTTGACATTTCCAATGGCGCAGCAGGGCTGGAAACCGCAGTGAAGGAACTAACCAAGCGAGCCAAAGCCACCGTCGAAGAAAAGTCGACTAAGGTCCTCATCCTAACGGATCGAGGAGTGAATAGTGAACGGGTTTCGATTCCTATGCTTCTGGCAGCTGGTGCGGTCCATCAAGCGTTGGTCAGATCGGGGCTTCGTTTGAAGTGTGATATCGTTGCGGAAACTGGGGAAGCTCGGGATGTACATCAAATAGCTTGTCTCCTCGGATTTGGTGCCAACGCGGTCAACCCATACATCGCCCTCTCTGTGGTACAACGCCTCGCAAAAGATGCCGAAGAGGAAGACCTAAAGTTAGATCCCAACCAAGCCTTGTTTAATTACCGAAACGCGATCGAAAAGGGGCTTCTAAAAATAATGGCCAAAATGGGTATCAGCACGCTTTCCAGCTATTGTCGTGCCCAGATTTTTGAAGCCATAGGTCTTTCGCAGACCCTTGTAGATGATTGCTTCCTCGGCACCCCCACTCCAATCGGAGGTATCGGATACAATGAAATTGGTGAGGAGGTATTCATCCGTCACCAACAAGCATTCGGTGACGAAAATCCAGAATTAACGAGTGCCGGCTATTACAAAGTCGTCCGCAAAGGAGGGGAGTTTCACGCCTGGAACCCGAAAGTCGTCGGAGGGATGCACCGTTTTCTCAAAAAAGGCCAGAATGAAGACTTCGAAAAATATAAGGAACAATCAGACAACCATCAGCCGTATGCGATCAAGGACTTACTGAAGATCAAGTTTCCTGAATCAACCAGTACCAAGCTTGAGCAGATTGAACCGATCGAAGACATTCGACGCCGCTTCACGACCGCAGCCATGTCGCTGGGGGCACTCTCCCCCGAATGCCATGAAACGCTCGCAATTGCTATGAACCGCATTGGGGGCAAATCCAATTCCGGAGAAGGTGGGGAAGATCCGCGGCGCTACTCGCTACTAGAAAATGGAGACAATGCGTCCTCGGCAATAAAACAGGTGGCTTCTGGAAGATTTGGCGTTACCGCCGAGTATCTCTCAACGGCCAAGGAGATTGAAATCAAGATGGCTCAAGGTGCCAAGCCAGGGGAGGGCGGTCAGCTTCCTGGGCACAAAGTCTCACCAATGATCGCTCGCTTGCGTTTCAGCGTACCAGGCGTCACCTTGATCTCCCCGCCGCCACACCATGACATCTACTCGATTGAGGATTTGGCTCAGCTAATTTTCGACCTGAAAGAAGTAAACCCACGGGCTAAAGTTTGCGTCAAACTCGTATCCAGCTCGGGAGTCGGTACCGTGGCAGCAGGGGTTGCAAAGGCCTACGCTGACGTAATACTTGTCTCAGGACACGATGGGGGTACCGGAGCCTCTCCGCTATCTTCAATCAAGCACGCCGGATCTTCCTGGGAGATTGGTTTGGCAGAAACACATCAAGTACTGATGATGAACGGTCTCCGTAATCGTGTTACACTACGAACCGACGGCGGTATGAAGACTGGAAGAGACATCATTATTGCAGCAATGCTCGGTGCGGAGGAATACAACTTTGGAACCGCAGCGATGATCGCAGCCAGCTGTGCAATGTTTCGCGTGTGTCATTTGAATACATGCCCTGTTGGGGTCGCAACGCAACGCGAAGATCTTAGGGCTAAGTACAAGGGCACACCGAAGAATGTTATCAACTATTTTAACGCAGTTGCTGAAGACGTACGGTCATACTTGGCAAAACTGGGCTTTCGTAAATTGGACGATCTCATAGGAAGAGTCGATCTGCTCGAACAGATCGACGATCCAGAGAATCCCAAGACACGTTTGGTAAATCTCAGCGGGCTGCTTCATGATCCTGACCCGACTGGCGAGTCTCCTCGAATTCATACACGTCCTCGAAATGAGCGTCTCGGTTTCGAGGGAGGGATCGATCAGACGATCATTCAAGAGTCCAAAGATGTGATTTCAGGAAAGATTGCGTCGTTCCGCGGCAAATATAAAGTTGGAAATACGGATCGCTGCTTGGGTACTCACTTGTCAGGAGAAGTTGCATACATTCGTGGAAGCAACCACCTCCCCCCTGGATCTATCGACCTTAAGTTTATCGGAACCGCAGGGCAGAGTTTCGGCACTTTCCTCGCTCCAGGTATTCGAATGCACCTTTTCGGAGAAGCAAACGACTATGTTGGCAAGGGTATGAGTGGCGGCGAAATCATTATCCGTCCCCGAGAAGAGGAAAGCTACGTTTGGAAAGACAACACGATCGCAGGAAATACCTGCCTCTATGGAGCAACCGGCGGGCACCTCTTTGTGGGGGGCTGCGTAGGAGAACGGTTTGGCGTTCGAAATAGCGGCGCGATTGCTGTAGTCGAAGGCCTTGGAGAACATGCTTGTGAATACATGACAGGCGGGCTCATTGTTTCACTTGGAGGCTCCGGTTCCAACTTCGGAGCTGGCATGAGTGGTGGACTGGCTTTCGTTTATGATGAAGACGATCACTTCGAAAACAACTACAACCCCGAAATGGTGGGGATTGAGCGACTGAGTGATAGCGGCGAAGTGGATGCCCTTAAGAAGATCGTTGAAGCCCATGCGACCGCAACCTTAAGCCCGCATGCCGCGTCTCTGCTGGAGAATTGGGAAAGAACCGTCAGTAAATTCTGGAAGGTAGTTCCACATCCTTCATCCCCTGACATTCCGAAAAACGTACTCAAACTCGAGTCGCTAAATATCGCGGTGCAAACTTAG
- a CDS encoding glutaredoxin family protein has protein sequence MKIKAYLKPQCGWSMGVRAIMSKYDLEYEDIDIINSRENYAEMVAKSGQPLSPCVEIDGIMLADVSGEEVEAYLLKNNLAASPTKEADVPTDRGCSDEEHEKMRQSQSVRFF, from the coding sequence ATGAAAATAAAAGCATACTTGAAACCACAGTGCGGCTGGAGCATGGGCGTTCGTGCCATCATGTCCAAATACGACCTCGAGTATGAGGATATTGACATCATCAATAGCCGGGAAAACTACGCTGAAATGGTTGCTAAATCAGGCCAACCCCTTTCGCCATGTGTCGAAATTGACGGGATCATGCTTGCGGATGTCAGTGGCGAAGAAGTTGAAGCGTACCTGCTTAAAAATAACCTCGCCGCCTCGCCGACTAAAGAAGCAGATGTCCCTACTGACCGTGGCTGCTCTGATGAGGAGCACGAAAAAATGCGACAATCTCAATCCGTTCGCTTTTTCTAG